The following is a genomic window from Bombus fervidus isolate BK054 chromosome 15, iyBomFerv1, whole genome shotgun sequence.
tatcataattatttacagCATTTCAACCGATGAACCGTACATAAATCTCAATAGAGCTGTAGAGAGAGGGTGAAGCTTTAACAAATTATCGCAAGTATCCCGTGTGATCTTCGAGGATCTTGCGATTAATCAGAAGAGATGAATCACGCGACGTAATTGATTTATCGATTGATTCCTAGGTGCTAGGAATGGTTAGAGAAGATAAGAATCGAAGCCTGTGAAGAGATTTTGATAATGATTGAATATAATCAAAGAAATTCGTGGTTGAGTATTTCAGTGATACATGGTTGGAatctgtaaaaataaaataaaataaaagataaaatccTAAGTCAAGTTTCAGcagacaaaataaaaaaactaaaataaggattttttaaatcttgaaAGAGTATGAGAATATATTATTCGTGGAATATTaaggaaaaaatatgaatttgagaaattggaaataatgtacatataatattcagaatatCATTCATAgataaaacaaagaatttttaattaacaaagaattttattttttaaaaaggaagaaagtaataaaagaaactatGTAAACTTAATACCAGTTTACAAGCAAGATTATTTATGAATGAACATGCTTgacaattgaaaattaatctgAAAGGAAGTTTCAATATAATATGTTTCAATATACTATGATAATTTGATcctaaattgtattataattacataatctAATGAAGTGTGATAGAAAGTGCAACATTGCGTGACTAATAGAATTcaaattattgttaatttcaCGGATACTTTATGTCACAATGCTTTATTCTTTGAGTATATCATATCTAcatcttattttcttctttgagATAAATTTACTCTTATCGAAATTCAGGAAACTCTTTCACACCAAGCATCTAAGATCGTGGCTGTTTTATGCAACAAGATCCATAAACCTTAGATATGAGAGTCTTGATTGATTCATGGATACTGAAAGAATCTTTATTGTCGGTAGTTATGGCAACAACTTCCTTTAAGGAACATATGATctgtgaaaatttttatatgctctACTTGATTGTTTCCTCATATCCTCTATCTTGTAAGAGAAAAGCGATGTGGTAACTATTATTGAGATGAAGAAGACTATTGCTATACTGATTTCCTAACAAATATAAGAttgaatgtttaattaaataattattggaagttttatatttttgaaattgcttctttcaatatttttctgtagATTTCTTTTTCACAACTTTGTTAAATCAACTTCCAGCTGTATGTTTCATGCAATTTACATAGTACTTGCAATCCTTGATTTAAAAAGGACTTGCATCATTTTGGCTGTGACAGTGAACATTAAACAATAACTTGCTTGAGACAATGGTGCAAGCCAGCTCTTTCTTCAGTTGGCAAATTTAAATGAGCGACGATACTGGTGAGAGAAGGTTGTTTAACATTCTTCGCAAGATTGTgaattattttgcaatattCCCGGCATTTCCTTGTTTCTTCAGCTTTTTGATTGGCTCCACTCCAgaagaaatttcataattcaGTCTTCAAATGGAAGAAATACTTCTTGCTACtttccaattaatttcttcCTCATTCTAGAATGAAGGTCGTCATCATTAAGTCCATTAccattaaaaatacaatatttcattctaCAAGGATATTCAATCtcagagaagaagagaagagaagaatccattgaaacatttaattgcatttcaataattttctacaaaacTCTCTTTCTTCATCTTTCATAGTCTCCcatctttttatcttctttaatAATGAGCAAAGGtgttaaaaattgatttatgtTGGGTTTGGGTATTTCTTCTTCACTTTTCATATCAATTGTTATCTATTTCTTGTCCTTTTTATAAATGGACTAAGGTATTAAAAATTGGTTTCCATAATAAATCTGTTTCCTTATATTcattattctctttctttacCTTTGACATCAGatatttcttctcttcttttgaaatttactAAGGTGTTAAAAATTGGTTTTCTCAATAAGTTTCTTTTGTTACATTCATTATTCTCTTTGCCTTTCATAGCAAGTATTCCTTAAACATTAATCAGAAATGGATTCTATAGTGCACTGAACTAAGATCTCATGGTACATTCAACAGCAGAGCTCTTCAACTGATTGATATTTCCATGGGGCAGCGTTGCACGTGCCAGGTGAAACGTCGATGCACGTAATCGAACAGTAAATGAGCAGTTAATTGCATCGCTGATAGAATCTTTTCCACCTGAAGAATTACGGGACGTTTCATCTCAGGTTATGTTTATTGCAACATAATAAGACAGTTGATTTCAGTTAATGAAGCATTTTAAGATATGGACTCTTCTTGGAATGCTACTCAATTTCCTACTGTTATTTTTAGAAGAGATTGTGGagctatttgttttatttctatgaTAAGACAGACCTGGTGCATATTAATTTAGCAATCAGGAACCGAGTCGAGTCCGAAGGAAATAGTCTCGCACGCATTCATTGTACCGGGGTCATCACAGCCAGAAGATCAAGTAGAAATGAGGCGGAAGACGTGTAATTAAATCGTTGTGAAATCCCTGCGAATAAGCGACACATACGCACAGTAAAATACAGTATTCCTCGAGCAATTACGTCGCTCTTTGTGCACTTCTCCTATTATTCTCTTCTCAATTGCTTCTCGTTGCTaatgatttaattttacttttccgATATTCTATTTCTAATCTATAATTGAcccatttcttctttcttttcattccAAACAAAAGTCTTCTCGATCACTGTATTCACTTATAATATTATGAATCTCttcttttatgatttttttagTAAATAACTGAGCATTAACTCAGTATTTAATTCCTATAATTAGATCATTTCTTCTTCCTCATAATTGCAATAAGTTATACTCAATTATCGTCTCTTTAATTATTCTTCACTTATAGTGATTGTGATCTTCtgttttatgatttttttaatgaGTAAACAAGCATTAGTTGTCCATTGTTATAGCACCATGTCAGTcacataatacaatatgaaaatattgcatACAGGATGTTACAAAAATGGTCTGAAtctttaaaaaagtaatttaaccTGTGTTCAATCTACTTTTATCAAATTAGaactatgtatattttttgcaaCAAATGTGACTCGTTAGGTTAAATCTGCAATAGCTTAGTTAGAAACGGTTAAATAGACATCATACAGGTGCATTCAATGAGCttataaaaatctaattaCTACCACTTATACAGGACATGTGTCCTAAAATGTCAGTTTGTGTAATcttttaagccattaattaaagaaaacaacGCCCGCGAATGTCGCATTATACATCTGTCGACTTGTTGCCAAATCCAAGTATAGACTAATTTGCAACACGCCAACAGTTCATTAGATTCGCATCACGTGCTGCGTTTTATGTCCGCAGCTGACACGCGTTTCGCCGAGAAGAGGAAATGCACTGCCATTAAAGGCTGCGCCATGATTCAGTGTGCTGTTGTGTAAATAGGAGTAGGTGGACGAAGTAGGAGGATATCTTTGAAGAAACAACAATAATCTTTGCAATCATAATtagcttcttcttcctccatCTATTACACAGTTAATTTTGTTCCACTTTTCCTATACTTCACTAGAAGATCCCCTTCGTTGCACCTGCAACAAAAAATTTCTCGCCAGAATCTGTCCTACATTGTATTTTAACAAGtaacatacatacatagtagtaattaagtaaaattaacCCTTTCAGGACAATGTTTTTGTTAGGGGTTATAAGAAAGAGGTATTAATAGAAACACtccttttcttatatttttgtaaagaatttgttttatttctttttattaataacaatgaCTTTATTTTTTCTGTAATAGATCAGTTTTATTAAAACCAACTATATTAGCAATTTagttgattaataatttgctAAAGTACTGTTGAATGAACTTATCTATGTGTTTTTCATTGCAGATAGCAATACTTTGCATGGCAGTAGTGCACGTGATATGTGACCTACCACCAGGGACAAGGCGCAACACCTATTTGCCACCTGAACCAACCAAGGGTTACACCTACGATACGCCTCGGATACCATTTACAAAACCGACCACCCCACGACCGTCATTTCCCACGACGACGCCATATTCATCACGTCCTTACTCCAAACCGACCCCCTCAAAATTTCCACCATCGAGAACTACACCTAGCGAAGGGTATCCACCTACAGGTACCAGACCCACCCCAGAATTTCCTGATTATGGGACACCAACTAGGCCAACTGGAACTACTTTACCTGCTGGTGGGGTGagtaatagtaaaaatatatatctttaaaatatttgtaaacttctgtaaaattgtatattttccaaTCAAAATGTGATGTTTCCCAAATAAGTggtaaattgtattattatagttaATCGCAAAACTCTATTATCAGacgatttttcaaatcttaTTCCAGCACGATCATCATCATCACGAGCCAGGAATGCCATTCGACTTCAACTACGCGGTGAAGGAAGACGCCTTTGGAAATGATTATTCCCACAACGCGATAAGCGACGGAGACATCGTCCGTGGGGAATACAGAGTCCAGCTTCCGGACGGAAGGCTGCAAGTCGTTCGTTACACCGCCGATTGGAAACACGGCTTTAGTGCGCAGGTCTCATACGACGGGAATCCCCGCTTTGATGTACCACGACCGCCTGGCAATTTTGCTGGATATTAGGCTATTAGTGGACTGTGGATGATTAtgcatttatttaaagaaaatttaaaagtgtACTGTATAAAATGCGAAAAcataatttcaagaaaatatataaaataaaagtacagTCTGGATCAATAAAACTTAAAGTTATAATCAAAGGATATCAATTAGAACTTAAACTGAAAACTTAAAAGCACGAACTAAAAATcacgaaaatacgaaaaagaattttataataattaatatcaaactCTTGcgtaaaattgtacaatgtAGAGATAGGtcttatatataaaagttacttgttagaattatgaaaattgaattcaCAATGAACGTATTAATCGAGACCACACTGTACTTATTATCATATGTAGTAAGTGAACCAAATCTCCATTTAAGTTCCACTTCTTTAGCTATATTCtccaaaatatgaaattgcataaatatccgcagtctagcTATTAGAGTCTAATCTGTGGTTGCGAACCATGTTAACACACGTTTGTCTTGCGGTTCTTATTGTTAGTCTTTACCGTGCTGTCTCTGCGTCTCCATTTGTTGCCGCTAACTAGCTGAGGTCATTGTCTGGATTATCGAGACGTTTCTTTCAGGTCGCTAGTGTCATCAAATAGGTAGTTCTACGAGGGGCGTCGCCACTGTCGCATGCAGAACTCTTCTTTGATTTTCacaatgatttttaaaaaatgcaaaaatcaatgaaagtatttagaaatattattattaaataatacataaatattattgtgaaaagtataattttttaattgttaaaattattaataattactctgaaacgttggattaaaattttaagataCCTAGAGCAAAAGAGGAATTCTGCAAGTATCCTCCTTTACAATCTACCATTTtgtttatagaatataaatgaaacaatattGTTTCTGCGATCAAAAATGGTTCAATTCCAGCTGGTACTTATTTTACATCCCCTAGCCATTGCAAAATCTAGATCTAAGTAAAGGAAGACCTTAGACCAGAGtatgttttatattcttcAGTTAGATGTGTCCAATGGACATGGATATATAggaggaaaaaaataaaaaatattttgataaagtTAAGGTGTACTTCTTTTCTAAAGCATAAAGTAGCAGCTAAGGACTAACTTGTAGCAACAACAGTTTGTTTTTAAGGACACTGATGGAACAATACTAACCCTCTGCAATAGCATGTGGTctctatgtataataaaactatttttagttgtcaattttcatctcaaacaaaaaatttaaatagcagatgatttcttaaaaacattaattaacaTATCTTGATGATATGAAAGAAAGTGAtgtaaagaaattgaaagatttaataaatacaccAAATGATTGTGTTATCTTTGATAATAAAAGTATACATGCTTTTTAATACATGCATGTGTGCATTTCTCCTcatctttttcaaatttactaTTACATTACCTCCTACTATTACATTTAGTGTATCTTAATTTGATACGCTGATCTCTTTCtgtatgttattttttattttttataatattataagtatTCAAAGAGAAGAGCGTAAAGAATGATTTGTTGTGTAAGTTTGTTGCTATGGTTAAATTGATCGTCGCGCGTGCGTACGTTTATTGCACTCTACAATATTACAAGCAAAGTTGTAACAGCCTTCCTAATTACAAAACTAAGAATTTTCATCAAAACCttggaaaatttgtttatttagattgaaatattaaaatctttctgatctgaaaatattaaaatttgttcaagCATCTAAATATTATTCAGTGTACTGaatggaataataaataaaactgtgTAAAAGTAGATTTCAAAAAATGtctatttcatattaatatttcagaagatataacagaaaattacattttggTCCAGAATGACTCTGCCATTGTCAAGGACAGACTATGCAGCTGTAGGTGTCACATCTAAGGGAACCACCAAGGTCTTCCCTGCCACAGAACACAGGCAAACTCAAAAATTTGCTGTTGCTGACCATGATGGCGTACTTCATGTCTATggtgaattttattctttacctTTTAGAACTTAAATTAaatcttccaaataaaatttgcagGAAGATTTATCATTTCttcatttctttaaataaatatgtaaagacacttgatattttaataaggtATAAAGAAAGGAGAGCTACAAGTTTCATTTAAGTCCTTACCAGGACCAAGGATTAACAAATTAGTTCTTGGGGGTACTGGACATGATAAGATTTACATTGCACAAGGAAACACAGTGAAAGGGTACACCAAGAAAGGAAAATTGTTCTTGGAATTTGATACAAACCTTATAGATCCTATTTCAGCACTGTGAGTAgattagataaaaaaaaatgaaaattcaaaataaaaattaattttaaataaatatttatcaattccAACTAGATTAATGGAGATTTTTCCACAGATATGTGCTGGGTCCAAATTTGGCAGCATGTGCAAGAGATCTTTATCATAGATACCACGATTGTAAAGATGCTGATTCCTATTTAGCTGGTGAAACTTTATATGACATTGTCCTCCTACCTACCGATGGCAATTTCATGTTTGCTATACTAGCTTGTGGAGATTGTGCTGTAAAAATCTTAATCAacaagataataaataataaaagttaacTACACTATAGGCAGTATATATGCCAACATTGTAAGATTGTAaatgtttatgcaatttcatatttttatgaatgcaATTGAAGTAATGGAAACTCTATGCATATTTGCATCtctaaatttcctataaaggCATAAACATCCACAGTCTAATTATGAATAACGGAATCCAATTCCCTTTCGTCCCAATAAGCATTAAACTAAATACTATTGTACAGCttaataacttttaatttgaCAATTTTAGATTGACAATAAATTTGGTTCTTTTCAGATACGAGTCCTTCATGGCACCAAAACCCCAGCAATCCTCAGACTTCCAAGTGTGCCCACAGTATTATCTCTCTATAGGTTTCTAAGTTTTctaaactatttttatattactttgttTATATTTCCCAAGTGTCTTTCAAGTATTTTTTATAGGGAAGGTGACCTTGAATCTAAAGAACGTGTTCTGGTTGGAACTATAGATGGCAAAGTGGGTTTGCTGATCCTTCACGGTAACAAAACACTGAGGATCACTTGGCTTTTGAATATGACAGGCTCAGAAGTCACTTCTTTAGATACTTATGAACTACAAGATGGTCTAGATATACTTATTGGCAGACAGGACGGTACCGTTGAAGTATATACTTTTCCTGAAGAAGATATGTTGCCATTTCTGCGCTATcgttatgtaattttaattaatttaatttattttaattttttaaattccctAATAATTTATTGGTACAGCtctgtaaaaattcaaagaacaAACATtcctaaaaaattaatttcatagaatGCCAAGGAAAGCATCAGTTCAGTGGTAGGAGGAATAATTGGTGCAGCAGGATATCCTGAAGTATTAGTCACCACATATTCAGGACGAATATTTGGCTTGACTACTAAGCCTCCTGGACTACTAGAAGCTGATCAGAATGATGGTTTGACCAAGTTAAAGGCAGAGATAGAGCAATTACAGGAAAAGCTTAAGGAGGAAAAAGAAGCAGCTAGTTTTTCAGTTGATCCTTTAGCACCATTGATTCTATCTGTAAATCATAGGTATAGAATTAGAAGAATTATTCTTCACCtatcattaaataaaatacaatataataattgaaaaaatcaaattataaaatgaaacgtatTTCTTGTAGAATGATTTTAAACAGAGAAGATGCATCATATTCCCTTTCCATAGAACTTGATACACCTATTGATAACATTTTGATACAATCAGATACTCCAATTGAATTATTGGATGTGGAAAGTAACAGTGCAGTAGTTAGTCTGTCTACTTGTAATCCTAGAGAAGGCAATTTTGTTCTTGCTACCTATCGTTGtcaagtaaatataaataattgaatcattattagaaattcgactaaataatttaatatttcatatttgatattttaataataatttttgtaggTAAATACTAATCATCTTGAAATGAGGCTAAGGACAATAGAAGGACAGCCTGGTACTTTACAGATTTACGTCACTTCACAAGTATtaatacaatacaaaatttctaatCACCTCATTTCTGGTTATACCACAATTTCTGCAAcagcatatataatataaaaatctaaatatatAATCCTTTTTCTATTCAGGTACAACCAAAATGTTGTCGCAAAATATCAATACCCATATCTGCTCTTTCTCTTCATGTAAGACAACACGAAGCCGATAACTCGGAAACTCACGTTGAAGGACCCTTTAATGAACTGAAATTAATTGGAGGTTTTACTGTTGCagaagtaaaatttcaaattttgcaatgatagaataaatattaataattcagaACTATAAAGTTACTGGTTTCTACGCCTGTCGCCAAGCAACCTATCGTACACCTGTTCATGAGAAGTTAATAGCTTGCTAGTCCACAGGCGCTCGAAAGTTTTAATTACCATAATATTCTGTACTTACTGATAAcaaatctattattttaatacttctTTTTCCAATTCTACATATTTCAGATGCATGCATGGCTTTCTTTCGCGTTATCAGATGTGCCGGAGAGACCTCATTTGGAGGAAGGTGAAGCTACTTTGACATATGTCTCATCTTTTATTGGAACCCTCCTAAAATGCAAATACAAGTAAGTTCTATATcacattaataatataaatattgaatcCGATTTAATGATTTCTTAATTGGCAGAAAAGGAAGTGCAATTTTTCTAGGAGAGAATATATCAAGCATCATAATTCTCAGAGACATATTGACCAGGGAGgcaacaaaaagaaaaatcaaattaGATGTCTTCTGTGGTATATTATACATCCATCACAATATGAGTTACTATTTCCTTTTTAAGATTTCTTCtcttattccgtatttctgcATAGATGTTTCTGATGGTAGTATATCCAGAGTAttggaattaatttttccacAATTAAATGCTGCTCATGACCTAATTACAAAAGTAAAGATTTTGAATGCTCTGGAGGAATGGGAGTTGAAGGAAAATCCTAAAGAAAATTTGTGCTCAGAGTATCAGGAATTGATACAGAAGGAATCAGAGATCAAATCCCAAATGGCAAAGGACAATGAAATATTGGAGAGGCTACACGCAGTAATTACAGATCTCTATGTTGATTGGGAAAGAGCGAAACGTTCTCGTAGGTATGTATTAACAAATAATCcaaatcaataaaattttataccaTCTTCTTTCAAAGGATATAATATTCCTAATCTCCTCAACACTTATTATTCcaagtatttttattcaataagacaaaaattttaacaaaacacttttttacttaataaaattaatattaaatattaatcatttatttcttttttctttttatgccATGTCTTATAAATTATAGGGAACTCTTTGTAGGA
Proteins encoded in this region:
- the LOC139995218 gene encoding BBSome complex member BBS7 isoform X1; amino-acid sequence: MTLPLSRTDYAAVGVTSKGTTKVFPATEHRQTQKFAVADHDGVLHVYGIKKGELQVSFKSLPGPRINKLVLGGTGHDKIYIAQGNTVKGYTKKGKLFLEFDTNLIDPISALYVLGPNLAACARDLYHRYHDCKDADSYLAGETLYDIVLLPTDGNFMFAILACGDCAIRVLHGTKTPAILRLPSVPTVLSLYRFLSFLNYFYITLFIFPKCLSSIFYREGDLESKERVLVGTIDGKVGLLILHGNKTLRITWLLNMTGSEVTSLDTYELQDGLDILIGRQDGTVEVYTFPEEDMLPFLRYRYNAKESISSVVGGIIGAAGYPEVLVTTYSGRIFGLTTKPPGLLEADQNDGLTKLKAEIEQLQEKLKEEKEAASFSVDPLAPLILSVNHRMILNREDASYSLSIELDTPIDNILIQSDTPIELLDVESNSAVVSLSTCNPREGNFVLATYRCQVNTNHLEMRLRTIEGQPGTLQIYVTSQVQPKCCRKISIPISALSLHVRQHEADNSETHVEGPFNELKLIGGFTVAEMHAWLSFALSDVPERPHLEEGEATLTYVSSFIGTLLKCKYKKGSAIFLGENISSIIILRDILTREATKRKIKLDVFCGILYIHHNMSYYFLFKISSLIPYFCIDVSDGSISRVLELIFPQLNAAHDLITKVKILNALEEWELKENPKENLCSEYQELIQKESEIKSQMAKDNEILERLHAVITDLYVDWERAKRSRRIGSKDVAEKLSAALKSRELVQVLQAFIDTSNTLPPSSSYKD
- the LOC139995218 gene encoding BBSome complex member BBS7 isoform X2 encodes the protein MTLPLSRTDYAAVGVTSKGTTKVFPATEHRQTQKFAVADHDGVLHVYGIKKGELQVSFKSLPGPRINKLVLGGTGHDKIYIAQGNTVKGYTKKGKLFLEFDTNLIDPISALYVLGPNLAACARDLYHRYHDCKDADSYLAGETLYDIVLLPTDGNFMFAILACGDCAIRVLHGTKTPAILRLPSVPTVLSLYREGDLESKERVLVGTIDGKVGLLILHGNKTLRITWLLNMTGSEVTSLDTYELQDGLDILIGRQDGTVEVYTFPEEDMLPFLRYRYNAKESISSVVGGIIGAAGYPEVLVTTYSGRIFGLTTKPPGLLEADQNDGLTKLKAEIEQLQEKLKEEKEAASFSVDPLAPLILSVNHRMILNREDASYSLSIELDTPIDNILIQSDTPIELLDVESNSAVVSLSTCNPREGNFVLATYRCQVNTNHLEMRLRTIEGQPGTLQIYVTSQVQPKCCRKISIPISALSLHVRQHEADNSETHVEGPFNELKLIGGFTVAEMHAWLSFALSDVPERPHLEEGEATLTYVSSFIGTLLKCKYKKGSAIFLGENISSIIILRDILTREATKRKIKLDVFCGILYIHHNMSYYFLFKISSLIPYFCIDVSDGSISRVLELIFPQLNAAHDLITKVKILNALEEWELKENPKENLCSEYQELIQKESEIKSQMAKDNEILERLHAVITDLYVDWERAKRSRRIGSKDVAEKLSAALKSRELVQVLQAFIDTSNTLPPSSSYKD
- the LOC139995227 gene encoding uncharacterized protein encodes the protein MFYLQIAILCMAVVHVICDLPPGTRRNTYLPPEPTKGYTYDTPRIPFTKPTTPRPSFPTTTPYSSRPYSKPTPSKFPPSRTTPSEGYPPTGTRPTPEFPDYGTPTRPTGTTLPAGGHDHHHHEPGMPFDFNYAVKEDAFGNDYSHNAISDGDIVRGEYRVQLPDGRLQVVRYTADWKHGFSAQVSYDGNPRFDVPRPPGNFAGY
- the LOC139995218 gene encoding BBSome complex member BBS7 isoform X4 — encoded protein: MTLPLSRTDYAAVGVTSKGTTKVFPATEHRQTQKFAVADHDGVLHVYGIKKGELQVSFKSLPGPRINKLVLGGTGHDKIYIAQGNTVKGYTKKGKLFLEFDTNLIDPISALYVLGPNLAACARDLYHRYHDCKDADSYLAGETLYDIVLLPTDGNFMFAILACGDCAIRVLHGTKTPAILRLPSVPTVLSLYREGDLESKERVLVGTIDGKVGLLILHGNKTLRITWLLNMTGSEVTSLDTYELQDGLDILIGRQDGTVEVYTFPEEDMLPFLRYRYNAKESISSVVGGIIGAAGYPEVLVTTYSGRIFGLTTKPPGLLEADQNDGLTKLKAEIEQLQEKLKEEKEAASFSVDPLAPLILSVNHRMILNREDASYSLSIELDTPIDNILIQSDTPIELLDVESNSAVVSLSTCNPREGNFVLATYRCQVNTNHLEMRLRTIEGQPGTLQIYVTSQVQPKCCRKISIPISALSLHVRQHEADNSETHVEGPFNELKLIGGFTVAEMHAWLSFALSDVPERPHLEEGEATLTYVSSFIGTLLKCKYKKGSAIFLGENISSIIILRDILTREATKRKIKLDVFCDVSDGSISRVLELIFPQLNAAHDLITKVKILNALEEWELKENPKENLCSEYQELIQKESEIKSQMAKDNEILERLHAVITDLYVDWERAKRSRRIGSKDVAEKLSAALKSRELVQVLQAFIDTSNTLPPSSSYKD
- the LOC139995218 gene encoding BBSome complex member BBS7 isoform X3, with translation MTLPLSRTDYAAVGVTSKGTTKVFPATEHRQTQKFAVADHDGVLHVYGIKKGELQVSFKSLPGPRINKLVLGGTGHDKIYIAQGNTVKGYTKKGKLFLEFDTNLIDPISALYVLGPNLAACARDLYHRYHDCKDADSYLAGETLYDIVLLPTDGNFMFAILACGDCAIRVLHGTKTPAILRLPSVPTVLSLYRFLSFLNYFYITLFIFPKCLSSIFYREGDLESKERVLVGTIDGKVGLLILHGNKTLRITWLLNMTGSEVTSLDTYELQDGLDILIGRQDGTVEVYTFPEEDMLPFLRYRYNAKESISSVVGGIIGAAGYPEVLVTTYSGRIFGLTTKPPGLLEADQNDGLTKLKAEIEQLQEKLKEEKEAASFSVDPLAPLILSVNHRMILNREDASYSLSIELDTPIDNILIQSDTPIELLDVESNSAVVSLSTCNPREGNFVLATYRCQVNTNHLEMRLRTIEGQPGTLQIYVTSQVQPKCCRKISIPISALSLHVRQHEADNSETHVEGPFNELKLIGGFTVAEMHAWLSFALSDVPERPHLEEGEATLTYVSSFIGTLLKCKYKKGSAIFLGENISSIIILRDILTREATKRKIKLDVFCDVSDGSISRVLELIFPQLNAAHDLITKVKILNALEEWELKENPKENLCSEYQELIQKESEIKSQMAKDNEILERLHAVITDLYVDWERAKRSRRIGSKDVAEKLSAALKSRELVQVLQAFIDTSNTLPPSSSYKD
- the LOC139995218 gene encoding BBSome complex member BBS7 isoform X5, with amino-acid sequence MTLPLSRTDYAAVGVTSKGTTKVFPATEHRQTQKFAVADHDGVLHVYGIKKGELQVSFKSLPGPRINKLVLGGTGHDKIYIAQGNTVKGYTKKGKLFLEFDTNLIDPISALYVLGPNLAACARDLYHRYHDCKDADSYLAGETLYDIVLLPTDGNFMFAILACGDCAIRVLHGTKTPAILRLPSVPTVLSLYRFLSFLNYFYITLFIFPKCLSSIFYREGDLESKERVLVGTIDGKVGLLILHGNKTLRITWLLNMTGSEVTSLDTYELQDGLDILIGRQDGTVEVYTFPEEDMLPFLRYRYNAKESISSVVGGIIGAAGYPEVLVTTYSGRIFGLTTKPPGLLEADQNDGLTKLKAEIEQLQEKLKEEKEAASFSVDPLAPLILSVNHRMILNREDASYSLSIELDTPIDNILIQSDTPIELLDVESNSAVVSLSTCNPREGNFVLATYRCQVNTNHLEMRLRTIEGQPGTLQIYVTSQMHAWLSFALSDVPERPHLEEGEATLTYVSSFIGTLLKCKYKKGSAIFLGENISSIIILRDILTREATKRKIKLDVFCDVSDGSISRVLELIFPQLNAAHDLITKVKILNALEEWELKENPKENLCSEYQELIQKESEIKSQMAKDNEILERLHAVITDLYVDWERAKRSRRIGSKDVAEKLSAALKSRELVQVLQAFIDTSNTLPPSSSYKD